A region from the Candidatus Electrothrix scaldis genome encodes:
- a CDS encoding STAS domain-containing protein: protein MKYTVIAFDGLSRLDSSSVNIFREKMAQASTGNDAVLIDLTSINFIDSRGLGALVALANSTRGETKLLLCGIKENVRRIMELTRLDTVLPLYSSVMDAMETLQQEPRELQRAA from the coding sequence ATGAAATATACAGTGATTGCATTTGACGGACTGAGTCGTTTAGATAGTAGCAGCGTGAATATCTTTCGGGAAAAGATGGCACAGGCCAGCACGGGTAATGATGCAGTTCTTATAGATTTAACCAGTATAAATTTTATTGACAGCAGAGGGTTGGGAGCTCTCGTTGCCCTTGCAAACAGCACACGGGGCGAGACAAAACTGCTACTTTGCGGAATCAAAGAAAATGTTCGGAGGATTATGGAGTTGACTCGTCTTGATACTGTTCTGCCTCTTTATTCCTCTGTTATGGACGCAATGGAGACACTTCAGCAGGAGCCAAGGGAGTTACAAAGAGCCGCCTGA
- a CDS encoding sugar transferase, with amino-acid sequence MHTERSLTLYETWKDIIVRNCVAIALGWGVTLFCILLVNSTASLYFLSGKGRELLYFKTIQSTFVWLGVLLLLFLPYRVITALLLKKKYIQYPLSNTLIVGLNVRSLALAENLRRKGSGYNLLGFVDTLAEEDALLYAEALDLVCSLEDMEEYVTTHRVDEIFLTLPVRSFYDEMKHLIQYGTSMGLTIRVLNDLFTFKEGGFDYIDGDLTYFVADSPLPNNDGLQLDIKYLLDKIIAFFALFFLLPFFIAVWILNFLHWPFVLKEYIGINKKTFRMVQFKDKQAVACLQKKGLRNIPGLINILTGNMSIIGPKPVSVQEMSAYETFDQRRFAVRPGCLFIISDHPRQENSIPHQEEDIRRELHYIVTWNLLSDCKVLIKLIKKYMLCLVGHEAKRSENHDY; translated from the coding sequence ATGCATACGGAACGCTCGTTAACCCTGTATGAAACATGGAAAGATATTATCGTAAGGAATTGTGTAGCAATAGCCTTGGGCTGGGGTGTCACTCTCTTCTGTATTCTCCTTGTTAATTCAACCGCGAGTCTTTATTTCCTTTCAGGAAAAGGAAGGGAGCTTCTTTATTTTAAGACTATACAAAGCACTTTTGTCTGGTTGGGAGTTTTGTTACTTCTTTTTCTTCCGTACAGGGTAATAACGGCATTGCTCCTCAAAAAAAAATATATTCAGTATCCCTTATCCAATACGTTGATTGTTGGCCTGAATGTCCGTTCCCTCGCTCTGGCTGAGAATCTCAGGCGTAAAGGATCAGGTTATAACCTCTTGGGCTTTGTAGATACCCTTGCGGAAGAAGATGCTCTACTTTATGCAGAAGCACTGGACTTGGTTTGTTCCCTTGAAGACATGGAAGAATATGTGACAACTCACCGTGTAGATGAAATTTTCCTCACCTTGCCTGTGAGAAGTTTTTATGACGAAATGAAACATCTCATTCAATACGGTACATCTATGGGGCTGACCATCCGGGTGCTTAACGACCTCTTTACATTTAAAGAAGGGGGGTTTGATTATATTGACGGTGATCTCACCTATTTTGTAGCTGACTCTCCGCTACCCAATAACGATGGACTTCAGTTGGATATTAAATATTTACTTGATAAAATTATTGCTTTTTTTGCCCTGTTTTTTTTGCTTCCTTTCTTTATTGCTGTATGGATTTTAAATTTTTTGCATTGGCCTTTTGTTCTGAAAGAGTATATTGGTATTAATAAAAAAACGTTCAGGATGGTACAATTTAAAGACAAACAAGCTGTAGCCTGTCTGCAAAAAAAAGGACTTCGGAATATCCCGGGGCTGATTAATATTCTTACCGGTAATATGAGTATTATCGGTCCAAAACCTGTATCTGTCCAAGAGATGAGCGCATATGAAACGTTTGATCAACGTCGGTTTGCTGTCAGGCCGGGCTGTCTCTTTATCATTTCGGACCACCCCAGGCAGGAAAATAGCATACCTCACCAGGAAGAAGATATTCGGCGTGAACTTCATTATATCGTGACCTGGAATCTTTTGAGTGACTGTAAGGTTTTAATAAAATTAATTAAAAAATATATGCTATGCCTTGTGGGACATGAAGCAAAACGATCTGAAAATCACGATTATTGA
- a CDS encoding exopolysaccharide biosynthesis polyprenyl glycosylphosphotransferase yields the protein MKQNDLKITIIENTFKWIDSALLIVLPLVILGKLTVHRNVFCSLDAVRTFLSDFFQLRGLSLCQWVLLALSLWIWNAVLNAMRMYQYAIIEEEEWKVFTFRSIVAITIGLGCLSLLLYTCHMFLKTGTLAFHDSVTMLGIWASIFFMYRIVSASVLRLNRTLQQQEDLPYALIAGVNERSLAFAEKINFPIKRYVLIGYADDDYRRDTLKNKSKAPLLCSLGDIEGYISENRVDILFIMLPLRGFYDTIAEILIKCKIQGVEARVVNDFFDLPFIQPDRIEEDFLDCDFKKKFSLQYDLKRLLDLLSSLFGLLLLFPLLSIIALALYIDDGWPVFFIQERVGLNKRRFKMWKFRTMVKDAEQRLAELEALNEVQGAAFKLTEDPRVTKLGKFLRKTSLDELPQLINVVQGNMSLVGPRPLPIRDFERFYRNQHRKRFSVKPGITGRWQISGRSDVDFEEWMALDLEYIDNWKLCNDIEILSKTVIAVARCKGAK from the coding sequence ATGAAGCAAAACGATCTGAAAATCACGATTATTGAAAATACGTTTAAATGGATCGATAGTGCTCTGCTGATTGTTCTGCCCCTTGTTATTCTGGGTAAATTAACAGTTCATCGCAATGTATTCTGTTCCTTGGATGCAGTGCGAACCTTTCTGAGCGATTTTTTCCAACTCCGAGGCTTATCTCTTTGTCAATGGGTATTGCTTGCTCTCTCTCTCTGGATTTGGAATGCCGTATTGAATGCTATGAGGATGTATCAATACGCTATAATAGAAGAAGAAGAATGGAAAGTTTTTACTTTTCGCAGTATCGTCGCAATAACAATAGGATTAGGGTGTCTCTCCCTCTTGTTGTACACATGTCACATGTTTTTGAAAACCGGCACCTTGGCATTTCACGACAGTGTGACAATGTTAGGGATATGGGCCAGTATTTTCTTTATGTACAGGATAGTTAGTGCATCAGTACTGCGTCTTAACCGCACGTTACAACAACAGGAAGACCTTCCTTACGCGCTCATTGCAGGAGTGAATGAGCGCTCCCTTGCGTTTGCGGAAAAAATAAATTTTCCAATAAAAAGATATGTTCTGATAGGATATGCTGATGACGATTATCGCCGGGATACTTTGAAAAATAAAAGTAAAGCACCGTTACTTTGCTCCCTTGGCGATATAGAAGGATATATTTCAGAAAATAGAGTTGATATACTCTTTATTATGCTTCCTCTCAGGGGATTTTATGATACGATAGCTGAAATTTTGATAAAGTGTAAGATTCAAGGGGTCGAGGCTAGGGTAGTGAATGATTTTTTTGACCTGCCGTTTATTCAGCCGGACCGCATCGAAGAAGACTTTCTGGATTGCGATTTCAAAAAGAAATTTTCTCTTCAGTATGACCTCAAACGCCTATTGGACTTGCTTTCCTCTTTGTTCGGGTTGCTCCTGCTCTTTCCTCTTTTGAGTATAATTGCTCTTGCTCTTTATATAGACGACGGCTGGCCTGTCTTTTTTATTCAGGAACGCGTTGGCTTGAATAAACGCAGGTTCAAGATGTGGAAATTTCGAACAATGGTCAAGGATGCTGAACAACGTCTTGCAGAACTTGAAGCCTTGAATGAAGTGCAGGGTGCAGCTTTTAAGCTCACGGAAGATCCCAGAGTGACAAAGCTGGGAAAATTCCTTCGAAAAACAAGTCTGGATGAACTTCCTCAATTGATTAATGTTGTTCAGGGAAACATGAGCCTTGTCGGTCCCAGACCCCTGCCCATCAGAGATTTTGAACGATTTTATAGAAATCAGCATCGAAAAAGATTCAGTGTGAAGCCGGGAATTACAGGGCGTTGGCAGATATCAGGGAGAAGTGATGTGGATTTTGAAGAATGGATGGCATTGGATCTCGAATATATTGACAATTGGAAATTATGTAATGATATTGAAATTCTGTCCAAAACAGTTATAGCTGTGGCACGGTGTAAGGGGGCAAAGTAA
- a CDS encoding WecB/TagA/CpsF family glycosyltransferase, whose translation MTTQPIQQSFDHLDSVPVLGVQVHLLGEAGICQYIADVVARQHKSLVLNVNTHCYNMVHHNPWLQDFLNQAGLVFCDGAGVVLGARILGHHIPGRSTPADSMWSLAELAEEKGISFFFLGAKPGIADKAALKLKERFPGLQITTRHGYFDKHPDSPENEEVIRLINASKANVLIVGFGMPLQEQWLKENWDKLNVNVGFSAGALFDYVSGELRRGPRWMTDNGMEWLARLLIEPKRLWKRYLIGNLFFFYLILKERLKKQKKDLDSD comes from the coding sequence ATGACAACCCAACCCATACAGCAGTCTTTTGACCATCTCGACAGTGTCCCTGTTCTCGGTGTGCAGGTCCACCTGTTAGGGGAAGCAGGAATCTGCCAGTACATCGCCGATGTGGTCGCCCGACAACACAAATCTCTGGTTCTGAATGTAAATACTCACTGTTACAATATGGTCCATCACAATCCCTGGCTGCAAGATTTTCTCAATCAGGCCGGGCTGGTCTTCTGTGACGGAGCCGGTGTTGTCCTGGGTGCCAGAATTCTGGGCCATCACATACCGGGGCGCAGCACCCCTGCCGACTCGATGTGGAGCCTGGCGGAACTGGCGGAAGAGAAAGGCATCAGCTTCTTTTTTCTCGGAGCAAAACCGGGCATTGCGGACAAAGCCGCGTTAAAACTGAAAGAGCGTTTTCCTGGTCTGCAGATCACCACCCGGCACGGATATTTTGACAAACATCCGGATTCACCGGAGAATGAGGAGGTTATCCGCCTGATTAACGCCTCAAAGGCCAATGTTCTAATTGTCGGGTTCGGTATGCCACTGCAGGAACAATGGCTCAAGGAAAACTGGGACAAGCTGAACGTCAATGTCGGTTTTTCCGCCGGTGCCCTGTTCGACTATGTTTCCGGGGAACTGCGTCGCGGCCCTCGCTGGATGACGGATAACGGCATGGAATGGCTGGCCAGATTGCTCATCGAACCGAAACGATTGTGGAAGAGATATCTGATCGGAAACCTGTTTTTTTTCTATCTGATCCTCAAGGAACGATTAAAAAAACAAAAAAAAGACCTGGACAGTGATTAA
- a CDS encoding glycosyltransferase: protein MIKPNTQNTGQQQPLNVLHLISSRGLYGAERIILNLIGATDRSRFTPSIALLQAEGYPNMELINAAQAKDAQGHVITCRRWIDLEAVRQTRELIRRENIALVHCHEMKGRLYGLLSAMGTPARLITTNHNWIRSDFLVTCFESLDAFYIRFFPKIVAVSPEVRQLMRRYLTPARKMQVIINGIDMQEFRKDQGAREKIRGEFHLDPETPLIGVFGRISPEKGQKYFLAAAAQVLKIFPAARFILVGDGFQGEEMRQYAVELGISDAVIFAGFRLDVAAFYSALDIFVLPSLLEGTPMALLEAMSTQLPVIASEVGGVGRIIRNKENGLLVPPAAAEELAFAMLRLLRHPEEADKLAVDALATIAERYSAKKMTDAYMHLYTELVQ, encoded by the coding sequence ATGATAAAGCCGAATACACAGAATACCGGACAACAGCAGCCTCTGAACGTACTCCATCTGATCAGCAGCCGCGGTCTATACGGTGCTGAACGTATAATCCTGAATCTGATCGGTGCCACGGACCGCAGTCGCTTCACCCCGTCCATAGCCCTGCTTCAGGCGGAAGGCTATCCGAACATGGAGCTGATCAATGCTGCCCAGGCAAAAGACGCTCAGGGGCATGTCATCACCTGCCGGAGATGGATCGATCTGGAGGCGGTGCGGCAGACACGGGAGCTCATCCGTCGGGAGAATATTGCCCTTGTCCACTGCCATGAGATGAAAGGACGGCTCTACGGCCTGCTCTCTGCAATGGGCACTCCGGCCCGACTTATCACCACCAATCACAACTGGATCCGCAGTGATTTTCTGGTCACCTGTTTTGAATCCCTGGATGCCTTCTACATCCGCTTTTTCCCGAAAATCGTCGCGGTGTCGCCGGAAGTCCGGCAGCTCATGCGCCGCTACCTGACCCCGGCCAGAAAAATGCAGGTGATCATTAACGGGATTGATATGCAGGAATTCCGGAAAGATCAGGGGGCAAGGGAAAAAATTCGTGGAGAGTTTCATCTCGATCCGGAAACGCCGCTGATCGGAGTCTTCGGCAGGATCAGCCCGGAAAAAGGGCAGAAATATTTTCTTGCTGCTGCTGCGCAGGTGCTGAAAATTTTCCCTGCAGCCCGATTTATTCTTGTGGGTGACGGGTTTCAGGGTGAAGAAATGCGGCAGTACGCTGTAGAACTCGGTATCTCGGACGCAGTGATTTTTGCAGGATTCCGTCTGGATGTCGCTGCCTTCTATTCTGCCCTGGATATTTTTGTCCTGCCTTCGTTACTGGAGGGTACGCCTATGGCCCTGCTGGAAGCTATGTCCACACAACTACCGGTGATTGCGAGCGAAGTCGGCGGAGTAGGCCGGATCATCCGGAATAAAGAGAACGGCCTGCTGGTTCCTCCGGCTGCTGCGGAAGAGCTGGCTTTCGCAATGCTCCGGCTGCTGCGCCATCCCGAAGAGGCAGACAAGTTGGCGGTCGATGCCCTGGCAACCATCGCGGAAAGATACTCTGCCAAAAAAATGACAGATGCCTACATGCACCTGTACACAGAACTTGTTCAGTAA
- a CDS encoding glycosyltransferase, with product MNRKRLPNSRYLENTAEQMNKKIVLILCPWYDPYRVPLLRELAREFDITVLYTMPKEVGREWHPPDDLPFRAYYLKPVFLWKTNQMFGEHLLIRYPAGLLEKLREIQPDVVVSLEFRFDCILGALWARLNRRGYVIWSDMTYHHDKLMGLLRRGNRRFLLLFAHALIGSCTDTLHHFSDNFGYPKAKEFLSSLSAHIQEHLAAVGVPEKPPRRDDDPIRFVYVGEMKPRKGIDLLIRAFAQLLQSVPDALLTLIGKGVDLEALKELAKELGCEHAVLFPGSVRYESVPTEMVRHDVFILPARLDVFGLVVAEAAACGLPVICSKYAGVANDMVKENGFIVDPENPVEMASAMEQMTRDPEMRRRMGKASKLLAQKYDLESAVKGYADAVRLALRSTGRAEAE from the coding sequence ATGAACAGAAAGAGATTACCCAATTCCCGATATCTGGAAAACACAGCCGAGCAGATGAACAAAAAAATAGTCCTTATCCTGTGCCCTTGGTACGATCCCTATCGGGTTCCCCTGCTGCGTGAACTGGCCCGTGAATTTGATATCACGGTGCTTTATACCATGCCTAAGGAAGTCGGCAGAGAATGGCACCCTCCTGATGACCTGCCCTTTCGTGCCTACTATTTAAAGCCGGTTTTTTTGTGGAAAACCAACCAGATGTTCGGCGAGCATCTGTTGATACGATATCCTGCCGGGCTGCTGGAAAAGCTCAGGGAAATTCAACCGGATGTAGTGGTCAGCTTGGAATTCCGCTTTGACTGCATTCTCGGTGCCCTCTGGGCGCGGCTGAACCGGCGGGGCTATGTGATCTGGTCGGACATGACCTATCACCATGACAAGCTGATGGGCCTGCTCAGGAGGGGCAACCGCAGGTTCCTGCTTCTTTTCGCCCATGCCCTGATCGGCTCATGCACAGACACCCTGCACCACTTCAGCGATAATTTCGGCTATCCCAAAGCAAAAGAGTTTCTCAGCAGCCTGAGCGCCCATATTCAGGAGCATCTGGCTGCGGTCGGCGTGCCAGAGAAACCGCCACGGCGTGACGATGATCCTATCCGGTTCGTTTATGTCGGTGAAATGAAGCCCAGAAAAGGCATTGATCTGCTGATCCGGGCCTTTGCCCAACTGCTGCAGTCCGTGCCGGACGCCCTGTTGACCCTGATCGGTAAAGGCGTTGACCTGGAGGCACTCAAGGAGCTGGCCAAGGAACTGGGATGTGAGCACGCTGTTCTTTTTCCGGGCAGTGTCCGGTATGAGTCTGTGCCTACAGAAATGGTCCGGCATGATGTTTTTATCCTGCCCGCACGTCTGGATGTTTTCGGTCTGGTGGTGGCTGAAGCTGCGGCCTGCGGGCTTCCGGTGATCTGTTCCAAGTATGCGGGAGTGGCCAACGATATGGTCAAAGAAAACGGATTCATCGTTGATCCGGAAAATCCGGTTGAAATGGCTTCGGCAATGGAACAAATGACCCGCGATCCAGAGATGCGCAGACGCATGGGTAAGGCCAGCAAGCTGCTTGCACAGAAATATGATCTCGAATCAGCGGTAAAAGGCTATGCGGACGCAGTCCGGTTGGCCCTCCGCAGCACAGGCAGGGCAGAAGCAGAATAA
- a CDS encoding glycosyltransferase family 4 protein — protein sequence MKICYISYVYYGGGFWVHTSQFIKALRKINPELVVHTPLACPDEAEDSEYDSFWERSRIINSLREVRALLAMFCRYALSEFQMLRKARPDVVILRQGRYLSALPLCRLLNIPIILEVNGPALEDQFMPKDERLRCKFFWRWLEHKMMALPDHIMVVSGTLKQYYVNYGLSDERITSVPNGVNLNTFNARITGERTRQRLGIKGKTVIGFSGSFAPWHGVDFLADTFNVLVEQHSDLVLLLIGEPWDILTMPDLPEDMTIITGHIAHDKVPEYLAAIDIFVAPYPEINPFYFSPLKIFEAMAMSRAVIASAQGQICELITDGVSGLLYQAGNQTEFLSSIEHLIINTQLRDQLGQKARKVIENNFTWKDNARRMLKLCRQVIDKKSHE from the coding sequence ATGAAAATATGCTATATAAGCTATGTATATTATGGCGGAGGCTTCTGGGTGCATACCAGCCAGTTTATAAAAGCACTGCGGAAAATTAATCCTGAACTGGTTGTGCATACCCCTCTCGCATGTCCCGATGAAGCAGAGGACAGCGAATATGATTCCTTTTGGGAACGTAGCCGCATTATTAACAGCTTGAGAGAAGTAAGAGCACTTCTCGCCATGTTTTGCCGGTATGCTCTCAGTGAATTTCAAATGTTGAGGAAGGCCAGGCCGGATGTGGTTATTTTACGGCAGGGACGATATCTTTCCGCTCTTCCTCTCTGTCGGCTGTTGAATATACCGATTATTCTTGAAGTGAACGGCCCGGCTCTGGAAGATCAGTTTATGCCGAAAGACGAGCGGTTGAGATGTAAGTTTTTCTGGCGATGGCTGGAGCATAAGATGATGGCACTGCCGGACCACATCATGGTCGTCTCTGGAACATTAAAGCAATATTATGTCAATTATGGCCTTTCTGACGAAAGGATAACCAGTGTTCCCAATGGGGTTAATCTCAACACCTTTAATGCAAGGATCACCGGGGAGCGTACACGGCAACGACTTGGGATCAAGGGAAAAACCGTTATCGGATTTTCAGGCAGTTTTGCTCCTTGGCACGGGGTTGATTTTTTGGCAGATACGTTTAACGTACTTGTTGAGCAGCACAGCGATCTGGTGCTACTTCTTATCGGAGAGCCATGGGATATATTGACCATGCCTGATTTGCCGGAAGACATGACTATTATTACCGGCCATATTGCACACGACAAGGTACCGGAGTATCTGGCAGCCATTGATATCTTTGTTGCCCCGTATCCAGAGATCAATCCGTTTTATTTTTCCCCTCTGAAAATTTTTGAAGCTATGGCAATGTCTAGAGCGGTGATTGCTTCTGCACAGGGACAGATTTGTGAATTGATTACCGACGGTGTCAGCGGCCTTCTGTATCAGGCCGGTAACCAAACGGAATTTCTCAGCAGTATAGAGCACCTTATTATAAATACACAGCTTCGGGACCAGCTCGGACAGAAGGCTAGAAAAGTTATAGAAAACAATTTTACATGGAAAGATAACGCCCGCCGCATGCTGAAATTGTGCAGACAGGTAATTGACAAAAAGAGCCATGAATGA
- a CDS encoding oligosaccharide flippase family protein has protein sequence MISDALSRAATRGAAFMTILTVAGTIVNSCRNIALARLLSPEDFGLIALALVLVEGMDALTFVGVDKYLIQKKEIDDRIIGNIWLLNIVRGITLTLLALAICPLYSRLVNEPETIHILRIVAFIPLMEGFNNPCAILAEREMKFGRVSIYETLCILLEVSIVIVMVWLIRDGTALAWGLLFGAFMTSMLAYVFFPRPKIPKFDLSVQIELLGVAKHFVIIAAGTLIMVQGDNLIVGALEGKEQLGLYVIAYQFAMFPLQFLYGITNRVALPMFSSLQVNKKRLRSVFSYVVQVQLALIIPFIVVAGVFAHELITTLYGDQWTASAVILQALIFVTLGKGLTHVCVPYILGTGAFSFASKMKIAETLIFLCSVYIGTRYFGLIGTALGAGTGYMAAGIGRLIFICRDIALPFSAIIRYLLLSTVTVIPGIVIARYIADIVTWHRMFETGFIVGVSMIGYLGCSFIVQKKVVNLLVHALPLNFHHKKQEN, from the coding sequence ATGATTTCTGATGCCTTGAGCAGAGCAGCTACCCGAGGAGCTGCTTTTATGACGATTTTGACTGTTGCTGGCACTATTGTAAACAGTTGTAGAAATATCGCTCTGGCTCGCCTTCTTTCGCCCGAAGATTTCGGCCTTATTGCTCTTGCCCTTGTATTGGTCGAGGGGATGGACGCACTCACTTTCGTGGGCGTGGACAAATATCTGATCCAGAAAAAGGAGATTGATGACAGGATTATTGGTAACATCTGGCTGCTGAATATTGTCCGTGGCATTACTCTGACTCTGCTTGCCTTGGCAATCTGTCCCCTGTACAGTCGCCTGGTGAACGAGCCGGAAACTATTCATATTCTCAGGATTGTTGCGTTTATCCCCTTAATGGAAGGATTTAACAACCCTTGCGCCATTCTTGCGGAACGGGAAATGAAGTTCGGACGGGTGAGTATCTATGAAACGCTCTGTATTCTTCTGGAAGTAAGTATAGTCATTGTTATGGTCTGGCTGATACGGGATGGCACAGCCTTGGCTTGGGGACTGCTTTTCGGTGCTTTTATGACGAGTATGCTTGCCTATGTTTTTTTCCCGCGACCGAAAATTCCGAAATTTGATCTTTCCGTCCAGATCGAACTTCTTGGCGTTGCCAAACATTTTGTTATTATTGCTGCAGGTACTTTAATTATGGTGCAAGGAGATAATTTAATTGTCGGTGCTCTGGAGGGAAAAGAGCAGCTGGGGCTGTATGTCATTGCCTATCAGTTTGCCATGTTTCCTCTGCAGTTCCTTTACGGCATTACTAACCGAGTAGCTTTGCCCATGTTCAGCAGCCTGCAGGTCAATAAAAAACGCCTGCGCTCTGTCTTCAGCTATGTTGTCCAAGTTCAGCTAGCTCTTATTATTCCATTTATTGTTGTCGCGGGGGTCTTTGCCCATGAGCTGATTACCACCCTGTACGGTGATCAGTGGACAGCATCTGCAGTGATTCTACAGGCGTTGATTTTTGTAACCCTCGGTAAAGGACTGACCCATGTCTGTGTTCCGTATATCCTGGGTACAGGTGCATTTTCCTTTGCATCAAAGATGAAGATTGCAGAAACCCTCATTTTTCTCTGCAGTGTTTATATCGGTACGCGATATTTCGGTCTGATCGGCACAGCCTTGGGGGCAGGAACAGGATATATGGCAGCCGGGATCGGACGTCTGATTTTTATATGCCGGGATATAGCTCTGCCGTTTTCTGCAATAATAAGATATCTGCTGCTTTCAACTGTCACTGTCATACCGGGTATAGTCATCGCGCGATACATAGCCGATATTGTTACGTGGCACCGAATGTTTGAAACAGGATTTATTGTAGGTGTTTCCATGATCGGCTACTTAGGATGCAGTTTTATTGTGCAAAAAAAAGTGGTTAATCTCTTGGTTCATGCCTTACCCCTCAACTTCCACCATAAAAAACAAGAAAATTAA
- a CDS encoding sulfotransferase domain-containing protein, which translates to MQLNGLLKKLPLSALGQLLRIFRFSTRMYEQIQVEYYARLADHSADSPDEEDDIPTEELQPVFVLSTGRCGTKTLAALADLLPDADSHHEPDPKLLEASYLYWMQLCPDAPDVFWQGLLAEGRDELIQQAVRKDKVYFETNNRLALLCRLLIIRYPKAKFIHLVRHPYDFVRSGMRRDYYNDHPWDFVRITPRPDDPIAEGWDSCSQLKKCAWLWTATNAHIDDFFCSIPENRRLFMRSENIFNNVGDSVEKVLSFIADGKNLPNAGKREKVLGMKLNLQTYGNFPKSGDWSPEERKMLQHYCGVLMKKYGYDF; encoded by the coding sequence ATGCAGCTCAACGGATTACTGAAAAAACTTCCCCTCAGTGCCTTGGGGCAATTACTGCGGATTTTCCGCTTTTCGACCAGAATGTATGAGCAGATACAGGTCGAATACTATGCCCGGCTTGCCGACCATTCCGCAGACAGTCCTGATGAGGAGGATGATATTCCCACGGAAGAACTGCAGCCGGTTTTTGTTCTGTCAACAGGACGATGCGGGACAAAAACGCTGGCCGCTCTTGCGGACCTGCTCCCTGATGCGGATTCTCATCACGAACCTGATCCCAAACTGCTTGAGGCATCCTATCTGTACTGGATGCAGCTCTGTCCTGACGCGCCGGACGTTTTTTGGCAGGGGCTGCTCGCGGAAGGCAGAGACGAACTCATTCAGCAGGCTGTGAGAAAGGACAAGGTATATTTTGAAACCAACAACCGGCTGGCCCTGCTCTGCCGCCTGTTGATCATCCGCTATCCCAAGGCAAAATTTATCCACCTTGTCCGGCATCCCTATGATTTTGTTCGTTCGGGAATGCGCAGAGATTATTATAATGACCATCCGTGGGATTTTGTCCGCATCACGCCCCGGCCCGATGACCCGATTGCGGAAGGATGGGATTCCTGCAGTCAACTGAAAAAATGCGCATGGCTGTGGACGGCGACTAATGCACACATTGACGATTTTTTCTGCAGTATCCCTGAGAACCGCAGGTTGTTTATGCGTTCTGAAAATATATTCAATAACGTGGGGGACAGTGTAGAAAAAGTTCTGTCGTTTATCGCTGACGGAAAAAATTTGCCCAATGCAGGAAAAAGAGAAAAAGTTTTGGGAATGAAGCTGAACCTGCAGACCTACGGAAATTTTCCCAAATCAGGGGACTGGTCGCCTGAAGAAAGAAAAATGCTGCAGCATTACTGCGGAGTGCTGATGAAAAAATACGGGTATGATTTCTGA